A window of the Citrus sinensis cultivar Valencia sweet orange chromosome 9, DVS_A1.0, whole genome shotgun sequence genome harbors these coding sequences:
- the LOC102624806 gene encoding TIR-only protein gives MQYRSAAMNLQRQVFRQNRLRNQAIKPCDVFINHRGIDTKRKVATLLYDHLSRLNLRPFLDNKNMKPGDKLFDNINRAIRNCKVGVAVFSPTYCQSYFCLHELALMMETKKKVIPIFCDIKPSQLLVIDDGKCSANELRRFSWALEEAKFTVGLTFDSLKGNWSDIVTNASDIIIRSLMEIDYKEQRHWRRQNSTPMLI, from the exons ATGCAATATCGTTCAGCAGCCATGAACTTGCAACGCCAAGTTTTTCGTCAAAATCGATTGCGAAACCAAGCAATAAAGCCATGTGATGTGTTCATCAACCACAGAGGAATTGACACAAAGAGAAAGGTGGCCACATTGCTTTATGATCATCTTTCTCGGCTTAATCTACGTCCCTTCTTGGATAACAAAAACATGAAGCCGGGGGACAAATTATTCGACAACATCAACAGAGCCATAAGAAATTGTAAGGTTGGTGTTGCAGTTTTTTCACCAACTTATTGCCAATCATATTTTTGCCTTCATGAACTTGCTCTCATGATGGAGACCAAAAAGAAGGTGATTCCAATATTTTGTGACATTAAACCCTCACAACTTCTCGTTATCGATGACGGAAAATGCTCTGCAAATGAGCTTAGGAGGTTTAGCTGGGCACTTGAAGAGGCTAAGTTCACCGTAGGGCTCACGTTTGACTCTTTAAAGGG GAACTGGTCAGATATTGTGACAAATGCTTCAGATATAATCATTAGAAGCTTAATGGAGATTGATTACAAAGAGCAGAGGCACTGGCGGCGCCAAAACTCAACTCCGATGCTGATCTAA